In Trichomycterus rosablanca isolate fTriRos1 chromosome 2, fTriRos1.hap1, whole genome shotgun sequence, the genomic window ACAGAACACATTGATTTGTATGGCTAATACCAATGATGCACTCACATACTCTTTAGTGTGGTTCTATGTGATTTAGCAACACAATATCTGAATATCTGCTGCCATCATCATAGTATTACAATATTACTTCTAAATTTTACAGAAGTATTAATAGAACAATTTATAGTGCATATTAATGCCACAGTCACAAAGTCACAAGTAAAAAGCTATCTCTTAATGCAGTCTTTAAGTGTTTAAGCAAGCATTAGCTGGCTGACTGTTGTCTATAGGATGTgcttgataataataagctaAATTAAGCTAAATAATGTGTGTTTAAGACAGGAAAAACTTGAAAACCTCTATGTCAGTGGACCTTTAGTTATGTGCTTTACTGAAGGCCCACTACAATGCAGACTTTCAGGTTTTTCCTGTCTCAATGGTTTAGCATGGAAGCTAATTATCAAGAACAtcctaagcttaataaaaagTGTTGGGAGCTGGAAAAACTTACAAATCTGCAACTTGGCAGCACCGTTCTGCTGTCTCAACAGTCTTCTGTGCATGTCTAACTGGATTTTAGCTACTGTAGTGTTACTGtgaagataaaaacaacaacagaccaAAAGAGCTAGCTAACAAAGTACATTAGCCAGGAATGATCCTAGTTTGTTTTGATTTCTTTTCATGGTTTATGAAATTCTAAGAATTCACATACAAAAGAACCAAATAAGGAAACCTTAAGCAACACAAAGCTTACTCTAAAAACCATGGTAATAAATTTAGAAAGATGTTCAACTAAAATGTAGACAAATAAGCTAAACCCCATTGATGACACCAAGCTATTCACTATTATCTTATCTAGTATCAGTATTCTAGTATTCAGCCAACACTGTCAGAAAAAGgaatcaaatacattcaataTTTCTTGGTCTCCTGAATTTAGCAGATGTGAAGAGGGAAAGGCATAGAATGTAACTTACTAAAACTCTTAAATTacttatattcatattttgtacAAATAGCTGGTGGTGTAATTAAAACTAAAGAAAGACTGGCCGACCCCTTTTAAAGGCCCCTGAAGATAATGCTGCTTGATGAGCTCACTCAGGAAGTGAATaattttactttcctcctcagtGTACCCGAGCTGCAACAAGAAATTAGTCCTGCGTAATGCTACAGATGCTTGGTCTTGATCTGTGCTAATGGGCAGGTGCAGGTGATGGCAAAACGTATAAAGGAATGCCTTAGCTGTAAGCTGAGTCAACATGCTCTGCACATGAAGATAGTAGGTGCTGCCACGTTTGATCTGGGTCCGGTGGTCCGCCATGTGACTTATTAGTGTTCCTTTGTAGGATGGACATCGTAGTGTTTTGTTGTCACAGTCCAGGATGCCAATATATCGACTGTAGCGGTTCAGTGAATGGAGAATGCTGGAACCTAGTGGTGAAACAACCCTGGgtggaaataaaaaaattatttaaatatatattgctCAATTCAATTGAATGTTGAACACACATACTGAAtactacatacactatatgaacactatatatacactatatggacaaatgtatttggacacatgCAGTCCacctttacaaacatttgtgaaagaattggTCATTCTAACCAATTCTAATTGGTCATTGGTCTTTTGTGAATTAAGGGTTCAAGAGAAATAACAACAACTGatgtttttatagcattttaaaaattgagtgaataaaaatatttatttgaattatgTAACATCAGTAATACCTTTTGTCAgttttataaaacataaattaCGTAATTTTAATCCATTGAATATTGGTTGCATTATCTCAAATGtagactaaaactaaagcatTTTACTGATTaccaatttattttatatttgaaatCAAACAAAATTATTAAGAAAACTTTGGTAgacagtagggatgtaacgatgcaccaaaagacagttaaaaatctgtgcacatgtgccacgattcgaatcagttattcatttaagatgaatcaatattaactttaaacagcagagggcactggcgctattcaccttgcctggttgacggcacttcacaaagttgccaagtaggggattttccagccaaatttattcatGTAAGGATGCttcctttatttgtattattcatttatttatataatgttggatttgttttaaattttcatttcagtttttttttttacacaataagcattatttggcatagtttgtacctacctcagaaataaaagggcattcattatttagataaataaaagataaacacaaatacagtatttttagagggaaataataaaaggaaactttgtcataatttggcttcaatttcattttgtttaaaaaatttaaaaattaaaaaatcgggaaaaaatcgtatcgcatcgtgggtagagtgtatcgttacatccctagtagacAGCTTTCGCAAATTAAATTACTcctcaaaaaagcatttaataaCTTGCTCTACTTTTGGGAGAACTTATCCTGCAAAAACTTGATCAAAATAAATGAGCTTCAGCTACTTTAGTGGCTTTATGAGGCAatgaaaaaatattaaacataatgtcactgggaggaaaaaaaaacattagaatCTATATGCAATTCGATTTCATTTTTAAGCtgatttaattttttactttgtcatgTACATAAAAAGTACAAGGattttacttaatttaaatattaaatactctTACAGTGTCTATCGAAATCTAGCCGGTTTTATTTGTGACTTGGATAAGGAGTTTatcattctttcatttttagGTTGATGACAAACTTGCTTTATCTTGGTTTTCACCAACAAAATGAACACTATGTATTGTTGACTCAGTCATACCTCTGCAGTCCAATGAGTTTCCATCTCTGAAGGTCAGTCAGCTGAAATGACGAGGAAAGCCAAGGCTGCACTGTTTCACCATACTTTCCGAGATTGGGCACAAAAATGATTAAGGCATTCACCAACTTCCTTACAGTGCTTTCATCAGCTCCGAGAACCACAAGAGTTCGACCACTCAGAAGACAGTATATGGCTTGCTGAGCAAAAGGATACTGTCTGATAAACCAAAGAGTGCTGTGCCCAGCCCTTTTCTTCTGCTTAAACGTGATTGGAGTACCATAGGTGAAAGGTGAGGCTGTTCTGTCTGAGCTGGTGGAGATGCTCATGTAGCTGGTAGTATCTGAAACATCTTCAACATTCATTTTAGCCACCTCCTTTGAGACAGAACTAGGGCTGAGCTCAGGAAGTGTCAAACCCATGCTCGTACCTGATACAGTCAGCACTGATTTGACGTAGTCCACCTGCAGAGCGGGGTCACCCTGAAGCAGGGATAGGGGCTCCTGCTCAACCACTGTGTCCTCACAACATTCCTGGGCAGGTTCAGACAAAAGCTCATCATGCATAAAGCCATCCTGTCTCATACAGCAGGCAGCATCTATTTGAACTAGGTTCCCAGTTTCAAAAACATTGGCTGGATTAAGGTCTACTTCACATTCTAACAATAATGCCTTattaacagcagcaataaatgggGTGTCTTCTTGTTCTTTAGAGGAGTTTGCAGCACATAACACAGTGGTGGTTCTTTTCAGAAAACCATCAGGATCAGCTGGACTTACATTTCCAAGTGTCTCAATACTCCTGTCACTACTGAAACTCCCTTTTGTCTCGGAATCGTTAGCTTCTTCAGAGGTTTCCTGTGTGATATCAGAGGTACTGGACTCTGGAGGTACTTCCAAAGACTCAAGGTCCATCTTACTGTGGTTCATTTCAATACAAGTGGTGTAGGACTCGAGGCTCAAAGGCTCGCCAGATAAGTTAAATGGTGGAACACTATGTGTGGTATGATTGTGTTCATACAAATTTCTAGCCATTACCTCTTCCTCCCAGTCTCTTTCCTCTTCAAAAAGAAAACTAGTCATTTTCATTTTACTCAGGAGAGCCTGATCAATCTGGCTGGTGTATAAACAGCAAAGATCCCCTTTAAAAGTCTTTTCGATTAGGTTCAGTTGGTCTATTGTCTGGAGATAGAAGTCTGAATCACATAGTTCTTCAAGCGTTTTTAAGCGTTTATCAAAACATTTAGCAGATTTAGCTTTAATAAGCTGGGGGGTGTAAGAGCAAGGCAGACCAGCTTTATCTGCTTCCACATGTTTATCCCTACATTCAGAATGGTTCGAAGAAATCGTGTTGTCAACCATATTTGTATCAGTCATGTTTTCCAGCTCACATTGCACCTGATCAGAATCTTGCTTTTTCTTGCGAGGATACGATGTGACTTGCCTCAACAAATCTTTATGTTCATAGATAGATTTTTCCACATTTGCCAACTCATTGGCTTTCTCAATAACCTGCATGGAATAACAGCCACTGTTTGTTTTCTGCAGCTCGGTCTCCTTGTGCAGAACTGATCTGGTGTACTCCAGGTCCTTTAGTTTCTTCTCCACCTCTTTAGCGAAGGCTCTCCGATTTCCTGATTTAAGGCATTCTGAGGCTTTGGAGAACCCAGATGACAGCTGCTGAAACTGCTGCATAATCTTGTTCTCATCTGCTGAAATATATGCCATGCAAAAAGGACGGACAAAACCACGCGCCTCCAAATCATAGAGGGTCAGGTGATGCACATAGGCGAAGGCTCCCTCTTTGGAATCTCCAAGAACAACTATAGAGTCCTCCACAAAATTGAGCTTAGGGTAGCTGCTGCCTGGAGGGTGGCCCACGAAGGAGGCCTGGTAGTCCACTGACATGATACGCAGTGAGAAGTAGTTAAGGTCAAACGTTCCACACACTTTGGAATCATCTGGAATGGTGAGCAATGGCTGTGGACCAACCTGTTCTGAGAATTCAGAAATAAGAATGAAATCCTTGAAGAATTTTGCATAGGATGTTTTAGTCCATGGATTGGCATGTGCATGAGATAACGAAGGCACAGAGAACTCCTCTGGGAGTGAGCACGTATCCGTGTAATAATCTCCAAAATCATCATCTTTGGTAAATGCCACCACATCTGGGGAGCCGATCATGTTCTCGGAATGCTAGGAGTGACATTAGAAGAAATGTCCTCCAACGCCAGAGTTCAGATCGCAGGAATTACACTGAAGTGCATACTACAGCTGGTTTAGAGATAAAGCATCAATGTTGATATTATATTCACTGGGTGCCAGCTTGTACAAGCATTGACGCCATGCCTGATCAGACAACTAATTAAAATTTCTACCTTACCTAGATCGCTCCAGGTTTGGATATCCAGGCTAGTAACACATCCAGCTGTAGTATTATTATGCAAGCTGCATTCCTGATTAAGCACGAATCGTcgttaaataaatcaaatctaTCTCACTGTTTAACACAGCACATCTGACCTATTAATCAACGCACCAAGTGTTCATTACATCCACAGAAATTAGACTACATATCCTGTATCAGCAACGATGGGCGTGCAAGACGCACAATTATAAAAGATTCATATATCGTACACAACAAAATGTTGTGGGTAGCATGACTTGGAAATCAGCTAATCGTGAGACCATCTGCGTTAACTCCACCGTTACCGTACACGAATGCAACCACGTGACAAACCTGCTTCATCCGGGAAAATTGTGACAGTGGAGCGTTTTGATTCAGAGTCGACTCTGAATCTGATTCCAGGTGAGGCGGATGGAATCGAATTTAAGCGTCCaccacatacagtattttttaaataccgagtTAAATACCGAACATAAAACGATCATTTTAAACAGCGTCATTTTTATTATAGCTAATTAAATAACACGCCACTTAATTAATGCTGTTTATAGAAAATTGCATGGATTCATTTTGCAGAATCGACTCATTTTAGAATCAACACCATCAACACTAACATGGAAAAATGCAATCCTAAAAATAAACGCAAAGCGTATTGTATGGACATATAACCAGTATATCAAatgatttacatttattcaGTTGTTAGGGACTGTttacaattcttatttttacatatttgtttaACTAACAGGAGCAGTGCCTGAACGAGTGCTTTACGACAATTTTTGCGACAATTTGTGACAGGCGCCGAAATTGGAAAGTTTAGTTGACAGGACTGCTTGTTGTCTAGAACTTTGTTTACGAGTTTGTTAGCAATATTTCTCACTTTTGCGTTTTAATTAGAATATATAAGCATATTTATTTTGAGTTTAATCTGTATGACAGTAGAGTTTATGAATACGGAGTTTTTTTTGCTAACGTTTAGCTAAATGTGCCACATTAGCAGGCTGCTACAGTAACAACAGTGCAGCTGTAATAATAAAGAACTACACGCTGTATTTATCATGGTCTGTTTTAAGCCACG contains:
- the smcr8a gene encoding guanine nucleotide exchange protein smcr8a, encoding MIGSPDVVAFTKDDDFGDYYTDTCSLPEEFSVPSLSHAHANPWTKTSYAKFFKDFILISEFSEQVGPQPLLTIPDDSKVCGTFDLNYFSLRIMSVDYQASFVGHPPGSSYPKLNFVEDSIVVLGDSKEGAFAYVHHLTLYDLEARGFVRPFCMAYISADENKIMQQFQQLSSGFSKASECLKSGNRRAFAKEVEKKLKDLEYTRSVLHKETELQKTNSGCYSMQVIEKANELANVEKSIYEHKDLLRQVTSYPRKKKQDSDQVQCELENMTDTNMVDNTISSNHSECRDKHVEADKAGLPCSYTPQLIKAKSAKCFDKRLKTLEELCDSDFYLQTIDQLNLIEKTFKGDLCCLYTSQIDQALLSKMKMTSFLFEEERDWEEEVMARNLYEHNHTTHSVPPFNLSGEPLSLESYTTCIEMNHSKMDLESLEVPPESSTSDITQETSEEANDSETKGSFSSDRSIETLGNVSPADPDGFLKRTTTVLCAANSSKEQEDTPFIAAVNKALLLECEVDLNPANVFETGNLVQIDAACCMRQDGFMHDELLSEPAQECCEDTVVEQEPLSLLQGDPALQVDYVKSVLTVSGTSMGLTLPELSPSSVSKEVAKMNVEDVSDTTSYMSISTSSDRTASPFTYGTPITFKQKKRAGHSTLWFIRQYPFAQQAIYCLLSGRTLVVLGADESTVRKLVNALIIFVPNLGKYGETVQPWLSSSFQLTDLQRWKLIGLQRVVSPLGSSILHSLNRYSRYIGILDCDNKTLRCPSYKGTLISHMADHRTQIKRGSTYYLHVQSMLTQLTAKAFLYTFCHHLHLPISTDQDQASVALRRTNFLLQLGYTEEESKIIHFLSELIKQHYLQGPLKGVGQSFFSFNYTTSYLYKI